A segment of the Bdellovibrio bacteriovorus genome:
AAGCGATGTCCTGGTTATAAGAAGACACTTTTTCAATGTCCTTATGGATGCGGGTGAGAACATCCTGGCTTTGGCCGGCCTTGGAGACGCCCTCTTCAATATAGCTGGCACTTTTTGAAATCAGCTCAGAGATTTCTTTGGCAGAGACAGAACTTCTTTGTGCCAAAGAGCGCACGGCTTCGGCGACCACGGCAAATCCGCGACCAGCTTCTCCGGCGCGCGCCGCTTCAACGGCGGCATTCAGTGCCAGCAAGTTGGTTTGGAAGGAGATGTCCTCGATGATATTGATGATATCCTGCATTTTTCTGGAACTGTCGCTGATTTTTTCCATCGAGCTCATCAGTTGTTTGATAGCGCCCGAACCGTCTTCAGCGGAAGTTTTGGATTCTTCAGAAGCAACCTTGGCCAGCAGGGCGCGTTCGCTGCTGATTTTCACAATGGACTCTATCTGACTGATGGAGGCCGTGCTGGCTTCCAGCATCGAAGAGGCTTTGCTTGCGCCGTTTTGCACGGTCAGGCTGGTTTCAGAAAGATAACTGGCGGCCTTATGCACCTCTTGTGAGTTGTCTGCCAGGGCGTCACAAATCTGCTTCACAGTTCTTGCGATGGATGAAGAAGCAAAGAATGAAACCAGGCCCGCCAGAACGATTGAAACGGCGGCAAAGACCGTCACCCAAAAGCGCGCCTGCTCTTCAGCGCTGGTGGCCATGTGGGCTGACTGATCGGCATACTGAATTTGGTAGGTGGTTTCACGCAAAAGAGGCTCATAGATTTTTTGGGCTTTTCCGGGGCACACGTCGCGAATCAGGGAAACGACCTTACTTTCGTTTTCCTTGAACTGCGCACTCATCGCAAGGACTTCGCCTCCAAAGGACTTGAATTCATTCCATCCGGCGATGAACTCTTTATAGCTGGTGCGGTCTTTGGCGGCAGGATCAATCTTCTCGTAAGCTTCAATGTGCTTTTCAAGATTGGTGATCTGTTCTTTGGACTTTTCGATATAAACGTTCACTTCATCCTGCGTGTTGCCGGCAAGTCCAATGCTGCGAACATGGATGCGAAGCTCGCGAATGGTCGCACGAAGATCGGCAAGCTCTTTCAGTGACGGCAGATTTTCATGCGCAACGATGCCGTACTCGGCACTGACTTTATTAAGAAAGAAAAAACCCAAAGCACCGCTGGTGGCTGCAAGCAGAGCAACGGACAGTCCCATCACGGTCAGTTTTGCTTTTAAACTCCAAGTCTTCATAACGGTCCTTAAAAACAATTGTTAAAAAATATTAACCTTGTTTTTACATCGGAGCGATTCAACCAAACATGAGATAAAAGAATTAAAGAGAGGAAGTTTCAACGTTCTGAATAAGAAGAACGGGTGATAGGGAATACGATCCCCGAGAGGGTTTCGGGTTAATATTTGGAGGCCGAACAAAAAAGGCCCGGGTAAAACCCGAGCCTTCCTTGTTGGTCATTGAGTTAATTCAGGCTGCCTTTCGGCCTTCAATCAGTCCGCGCAAGTTGGAAATTAGGGTATCTACGGCCTCGGTTTTTTCGCTGAGTTCCCGAGCAATGGATGAAACCTCTTCCGAGGCACGGCTGTTGGATTGCGAAG
Coding sequences within it:
- a CDS encoding methyl-accepting chemotaxis protein, with amino-acid sequence MKTWSLKAKLTVMGLSVALLAATSGALGFFFLNKVSAEYGIVAHENLPSLKELADLRATIRELRIHVRSIGLAGNTQDEVNVYIEKSKEQITNLEKHIEAYEKIDPAAKDRTSYKEFIAGWNEFKSFGGEVLAMSAQFKENESKVVSLIRDVCPGKAQKIYEPLLRETTYQIQYADQSAHMATSAEEQARFWVTVFAAVSIVLAGLVSFFASSSIARTVKQICDALADNSQEVHKAASYLSETSLTVQNGASKASSMLEASTASISQIESIVKISSERALLAKVASEESKTSAEDGSGAIKQLMSSMEKISDSSRKMQDIINIIEDISFQTNLLALNAAVEAARAGEAGRGFAVVAEAVRSLAQRSSVSAKEISELISKSASYIEEGVSKAGQSQDVLTRIHKDIEKVSSYNQDIASSSEEQRLGIQQVSGALVSLDTTSQSNTKASEQVSSIAKELNEKTEAVDSLISDLRGLIEGRKAA